Genomic segment of Candidatus Omnitrophota bacterium:
GGCGCATGGGCCAGGGATGAGAGCGGAAGATTTATTTACAGCTGTTATCCCGGAGGCGAAGCTCAGCGGCTGGAGGCCGTGAAAATCACGGTGAATATCGTGATGTATTCGCTGACCGGCACCTATAAAAAAGACATCATACACAGGGATTTTATAGAGAGGAAACTGAAATCATGGTAACCGGGTTGAAATTGTACAGCAAGTGCCTCAGATGGCAGCCGGAGCTGAAAGTCCGCTGTGGCGGGCGGGCCATATGAGTGAGGGGTTTTGCATAGCGCCCGATACGAATTGGCAGCGAACCGCATACGTGAGCGGCCGTCTACGGGTGCCATCTGAGGCGCTTGTTTTATAAATGATTGAAGATCTGACTCTTGTATTTTTCGCGCTGCTGGCCTATCTGACGATACGCCGCCGCAGAGCTTTTTACAGGCTCGCGGCGCTCGCGGTTGTTTTCTTTCTCATCGCCAATCCCGCGATCAGAAAAAAGAGCAGCGCGCCCGCCCCTGTTTTGGCCGTTTGCCTTGATACTTCATTGAGTATGGCTGTTGAAAACGGCAGGTCTTCCCGGCTTGAGGCGGCGAAGGGAGCGCTGCGGAGAGAATTGCCGGATCTTAAGAAGAAATTCAAGCTGTTATTTTACACATTTGATTCCGAGCCGTGCCTTCTCGAGGAAAGCGCGTTTTTCAATTCCCGCGCCTCCGGCGGCTCCTCGCTTATCTCCCGTAGCGCTTCTGAAATAACAGCATCTTTGCCGGAAGGCGGCTCCATGCTCCTTCTTTCCGACGGCAGAGACACGGCGGGCGAGTCCTGTTATTTTTCAAAACCGGTGCACTCCGCAGGGTTCGGACAGCTTCTTGAGGATGACATGTCGGTCAAAATACTGGAGTATCCCGAAAAGGTGTTTCAGGGCGCCGTTTCAAAAGCGCGTGTGCGCGTGGAGCGCCCTCCCGGCCGCTTCCAGGCGCGCATAAGAATAGGCCGCCCGGGGGAGAAAGCCGGCGAAAAGCCGGTCGTTTTTTCGGAAGGTGAAACTGTCAAAGATATCGATGTTGAGTTTATTCCGGGTGAGGCGGGGGATAATATCAGGTATAACGTTGAGCTTCTGCCTTCCGACACTAATCCCGGGAACAACTCCGATTTTTTCAGAGTGTCTGTTTTCAAATCGCTGATAAAAGTTCTTTTTATAAGCGGCCGGCCAGGCTGGGAATACAGCAATCTGCGGGCGCTGATAAAATCCGACAAGAGGATAGACCTCACCTCTTTCGTGATACTGAGAAACCCTTCGGATTATGTCCCTTTCCCCGACAACAAACTTTCTCTTATCCCTTTTCCCGTGCGGGAAATCTTTTTAAACGATATCACGAATTACGATCTTGTGATACTCCTTAATTTCGATTACACAAAATTCATAAGCCCCGATTATCTCTCGATGCTCCTGCGCCATATTAGATCAGGGGGGGCTCTTATGCTCATAGGCGGAGAAGATCTTTTCAGTAACGGGAATTATTTTAAAAGCCCGCTCGGGGAGATTCTTCCGGTCAAAGAGCTCCCGGGCGGATCTTTCGGCGAAGAAAATTTTTTTCTCAGGGCCTCTCCCGCCCATCCCGTCACTTCCCTCATTTCCGGTATTTCCGCATCCGGAGATGTGCCGCTCAAGGGCATGTCTCCCGCCTTGGGGCTCGCGCCTGATGCGCAGAGTATTCTGACAACTTCCGGCGGCGACCCTGTTGCCGCCGTCAGGGACTGCGGGAAGGGCCGGATCATGACGCTTTTGACAAACAGCCTCTGGCGCCTTTTTTTCGCGGGCCCGGAAACGTCGTATTTTTACCAGGAATTCTTTAAGAATTCTTTCGCGTGGCTGACGCGGTCTCCCCTGCTTGATGAGATAAGTCTTTCGGGCAGAAAGAATTATAAAATCGGAGAGGACTTGCTTTTGCGGATACAGTTGAGGAACGCGTTGAATTCCGGCGTCACTGTCCGGCATGTCGCGCCCGGGGGACAATCTTATCTTCCGCCGGTTATGGTGTCGCCGGGCGTTTTTGCGGTGAAAAAGATAATAGAGGAGTCCGGCCCGCACAGCGTCAGGGTATCCGTTTCGGGTGAGAGGGGTGTGCGCGCGGAAAAGGTTTTCTCATTCACTGTCACGGAAAAAAGCATAGAAGAAGAAAACACTTTCGCCAAACATTCTCATCTGCATGAGATCTCGCGCCTTTCGCTCGGAAAATATCTGGGCAGCGATTCATTCCGCGCCGCGGATATTCCCGCGCCCGTTGACGATTCGCTCTTTTACCGTCCGGCGATGAAAAATTATTATCTGATCTTTACCGCTCTGTTCTTCGTGTGGCTGTGGTTTAAGGACAACACGCGATGATAAATGATGATTTCCTGAGGAGGCTGGGCGTTCTGCACGGAGTGCGCGTAATGGCCGCTTTGGCCAATTGTCTTTTGATAAGATTGGCCTCGTTCGCGGCGGGCTTTGCCGTTTTTTCACTCGCTGATCTTGTCTTCCCCATGAGTTTCCGTATAAGGAGCTTTGTGCTGATATTTTTCGGCGTTTACTTTATGGTGAGACTGTCCACGGGTTTGATTGAAATTTTTAGCTCCGCCCGCGAGAAAAGCGCCCGGGCCGCAGGGGATGATGTGCTTAGGGCCTGGGATCTTTCGGTGAGCAGGGAAAAACTCTCCGGGCTCGGTATTTCGCGGGAGCTTATAGACGAGGAAATCAAAACTGCCGCGAAAATTGTGAAAGATATCCGGCTGTTGTCATTTGTGTCGTTGAATCCGAAAGCCGTCCTTGCCATGATAGCGGCGGGCTCTGTGTTGTTTTTTAACTCTGTTTCCGCGAGGAGAGTGATTGTTCCGCGCGGAGATGATATAAAAAGCTATCTGTCTGTCGAAATGGAGAAAACCGCCGTCAAGGGCGAGCCTTGGGAACTGATTGCGCGCGCGACCCCCGGGGCGAGACCGCGGGCTATGTTTTTGTTCCCTTCTTCGACATGGGTGGAAAGGAAGCTCGGGGGCTGCGAGGGTCTGTTTTCTTTCAGGATAGAAAAGTGTCTCGTGCCTTTTAAGATCAGGTTCCGGTGGAAAAATATATATTCGGAGGTTTATGATATCAAGCTTCTTGAAAGGCCAAGAGTCCTTTGGCGGAAAATCAAGATCAATTACCCCGCTTATCTGAACCTGCCGGAGGATGAGAGTTCTTTCGGCGGTTTTGCCGCTTTTCCGGGCACCGTGGCGGAGCTGATAATAAAATCGTCGCAAAAACTTGAAAGCGCCTCTATTACCGCTGTTTTTGAAGGGAAGGAAAAGAAAATAAAAATGGCTGTATCGGGGGATCAGGCAAAAGGATCCTTC
This window contains:
- a CDS encoding DUF4159 domain-containing protein; its protein translation is LPLSSLAHAPKISFREYTITQRPYGRWVIVYSRNDIFGAWARDESGRFIYSCYPGGEAQRLEAVKITVNIVMYSLTGTYKKDIIHRDFIERKLKSW